CTCGGGAAGGTAATGCATCTTCCCGCAGATGAATCCCCGGGTATAGGGATGTTCCGGGTTCCCGTCTACCGAGACCACGCGTCCTTGTTGTACCGTGACCAGGAGGCTGCAACAGTCCGGACAGTCGTGCGGGCAGACGGATAGATGTTTCTGTTCATCCATGATGATGGCCTGGCGTCATGGGGTGTTGAATGCAATCAATCATGAGCATGGATCAATCGTCTGATTTATTATCGCGCGTCAGGACGGAAAGATTGTGATATGCGTCACAATTGAATCACAATTTAATGCAGCAAAAACTTCCCGCCTATGAAAGCCGAGAGTCCCTGCTGAATTAAGGTTGGCCGCTATGGCAGCCGGGACATACAAAATGGCAGGTGAACCATGGCTCTTCGTGGGAGTAGTCCGGGATCATATCGAGGTACATCTGGGTTCCGCATATCCTGCACTTGAACAGGTTCAGCCTGAAATCCGAGGAGAGGCATGAGGCGTCCCCCGACTCATCCTGGATGGCGAGCCTGTAGCTTTTTACATTTTTATACTCGACATGAGAGCTGAGCATCTTGCGGATCTTTTCCAGGACGTCGTTCGGCTTGGTCACGGATTTGATCAAGTAGTCCTCAGCGCCGAGCTTCATGGCCTTTTCAATCTCTTCGGGCTGTCCCTTGGCCGAGAAGACGATGATCGGGACCTTTGCGGTTTTGGGGTTGCTCTTCACAACCTGCAGGACCTTGAACCCGTCCACAACAGGCATCATGAGGTCAAGAAGGATCAGATCGAACTGATGATCGGATACGGCCTTGATGGCTTCCATCCCGTTTCTGGCGGTGACCACATCATACTTTTCAGTGACCAGTTTTGTCTTGTAGATATTGAGAATGATTTCAGAATCTTCCACCAGGAGGATCTTATTTTTCTGCATAGGCAGACTCCATAAAAAATTAGTTTATTCATACCTGAAAAATATGAAAAGACCCTTGATCTTCCGTTTATTTGCCTGGACTCTCGCCTAACTTACCCATCCCCTTGTTCAAAAATGGTGTGAACAGATCGATGGGGAGCGGAAACAGGATCGTGGAGTTGTTCTCCGATGCGATCTCGCTCAGGGTCTGCAGGTAGCGAAGCTGCAGGGCCATGGGATGAACTTCGATGATCTTGGATGCCTCGGCCAGCTTGGTTGCAGCCTGGTACTCGCCTTCCGCGTGGATGACCTTGGAACGCCTCTCCCGCTCCGCCTCGGCCTGTTTGGCCATGGCCCGCTGCATCTCCTGGGGAAGATCAATGTGCTTGACCTCCACCAGGGAGACCTTGATTCCCCAGGAGTCGGTCTGTTTGTCGATGACCTGCTGAAGTTCATGGTTGATCTTGTCCCTCGCAGAGAGGATCTCATCCAGTTCGGCCTGTCCCAGGATGCTGCGGAGCGTGGTCTGGGCAAGCTGGGAGGTGGCATAGAGGAAGTCCTCTACTTCGATGATCGCTTTTTCCGACTGGATTACGCGGAAATAAAGAACGGCATTCACTTTAATAGAGACGTTGTCCTTAGTAATGACGTCCTGGGGGTCGATATCCATGGCCACGGTCCGGAGGGAAACCTTGACCATCCGGTCGATGATCGGGATCAGGATAATGAGGCCCGGACCCTTGACCGAGAGAAAACGTCCCAGCCTGAAGACCACGGCCCTGTCATACTCCCGGATCACCTTGATGGCGGAGGAAAGGAAAAAGATCACTAATATAAGAATAGGTAGAATTTGTATCATAACGGTTCTCCTTTTATGGTTTAGCGTACCTTGCGCTTGACAATCAGGACGAGCCCTTGCATGCCGGTGACTTCCACATCCTCTCCTTTCTCAATCTTCGTTCCGCTCCTGGCTCTCCATATTTCACTGTGAAGGAAGACGGATCCCTCCGGGTCAATATCGGTTTCAGCCTTGCCCGTCAGCCCGATGAGACCCTCAGGACCGGAGGCCCTTTTTTTGCCATGAATCCCTACGGCCATGCCGACGACCCAAAGGAAAAACAGGGCCGTGACCGCGACCGTGGGGTAGATGACTGCTTTGGAGATCCTGAGGTAGGGTTCCGGTGATTCGATCAGGAGGAAGGAACCCAGGACCATGGAGATGACCCCGCCGATGGAGAGAATCCCGTGGCTCACCACCTTGATTTCGGCGATAAAAAGGATAATGGCAAAAATAATCAGGAGAAGTCCTGCATAATTGATCGGCAGGGACTGGAAGGCATAGAACGCCAGGATCAGGCAGATCCCTCCCACCACCCCGGGTAGAACGGCCCCCGGGCTCGTGAGTTCGAAAAAGAGCCCGTAGAATCCGAGGATCATGAGGATGTAGGCTACATTCGGGTTGGTGATGGTGTCCAGGATACGGTAACGGATCCCTTTGGGGAGTTCTTTGACCGGGATCCCCCTGGTCTGCAGGGCGACCTCTTTGCCGTCCACCATGACCTTCCGGCCGTCGGTCTGTTCAAGGAGGTCATTCAGGTCCTTTGCGATCAGGTCCACGACCTTGAGCTTGAGCGCCTCATCCGCCGTGATGGAGACACTCTCCCGTACCGCTTTTTCGGCCCATTCCTGGTTGCGCCCCCGTTCTTTTGCAATGGAACGGATATTGGCGGCGAAGTCGTTCGCAATCTTTCTGGCCATTTCCTCATCCATGGCTTGACCCCCGATATTAACCGGATGGGCGGCCCCGATGCGGGTCCCCGGGGACATAGCGGCCACATGCGCGGCAAGGGTGATGAAGACTCCGGCGGACGCGGCGCGTCCGCCGTTTGGAGCCACATAGACGATCACGGGGACCTTGGAGGTGAGAATCCCTTTGACGATCTTCTGCATGGATTCCGCAAGCCCTCCTGGCGTGTCCAGTTGGATAATGAGGCACTCCGCCTGATCGGATTCGGCCGTTTTAATGGATTTAAGGATGAAATCCATGGAGACCGGATTGATGACGCCGTCAATCTCGATCCGATAGGCTTGCTGATCAGAGGCGGAGCCGGACAAGAGAAAGCCTGAAACCCCTGAAACCAGGAAAAGAACAAAGAGAAATAAACGCTTCATGCAGGACTCCTTGTCTGAACCATTCGCCATCTTTATACTGCAAAAACAATGTTTTGTCTATTCTTATTCTGTTTCCGTCTTGACACTTCAAAAATATATGGTATTTTGAAAAGGTGAGGACCGGATTCTATGATCCATGGGCCGGGCAGTGATGTCAAGAATGTTCATCAAGGGTCTTCGATTCCTTGGGTGAGGGGGGCTCTATGAGAGAAAAACGAATCGGTCTGGATCGAAGGAGCGGAGTCGACCGGAGAAGCGGGATCGAAAGAAGGACTTATGCCGTCGGCGGATACTACTCGCCCCAGCGGAAACTTTTGGATCGGAGGGGAGGGGAGAGGAGGCGGGAACATCGGAGGTCGGAATCCTCCATGGGA
This region of Nitrospirae bacterium CG2_30_53_67 genomic DNA includes:
- a CDS encoding serine protease, whose amino-acid sequence is MKRLFLFVLFLVSGVSGFLLSGSASDQQAYRIEIDGVINPVSMDFILKSIKTAESDQAECLIIQLDTPGGLAESMQKIVKGILTSKVPVIVYVAPNGGRAASAGVFITLAAHVAAMSPGTRIGAAHPVNIGGQAMDEEMARKIANDFAANIRSIAKERGRNQEWAEKAVRESVSITADEALKLKVVDLIAKDLNDLLEQTDGRKVMVDGKEVALQTRGIPVKELPKGIRYRILDTITNPNVAYILMILGFYGLFFELTSPGAVLPGVVGGICLILAFYAFQSLPINYAGLLLIIFAIILFIAEIKVVSHGILSIGGVISMVLGSFLLIESPEPYLRISKAVIYPTVAVTALFFLWVVGMAVGIHGKKRASGPEGLIGLTGKAETDIDPEGSVFLHSEIWRARSGTKIEKGEDVEVTGMQGLVLIVKRKVR